The following DNA comes from Candidatus Cloacimonas sp..
CAAACCGACATATCAAAAGCAACAATTAGAGGGTAATTCATCTTCTTAGTGTGTATCTGTGTAATCCGTGAGATCTGTGAGAGTTTACTACCTGGCAAAAATGCTAAGAAAGATATTGACGAAATAGCCCCTTGCCAGAGAAAATACTTTTTAACAAAAAAGATAGTTAAGTTATGGAGAATAAATGCAGATAAACGGACAACAATACCTTTCCGTTTGGTATGAAAATGACAAGGTTAAAATGATAGACCAGAATAAATTACCATTGGAATTCCGGATTGTGGAATACAGTAATTATCTGGAAATATGTTCTGCCATCCGGGAAATGACAGTGCGCGGAGCTCCTGCCATTGGAGCTGCCGGGGCTTATGGAATGGCTTTGGCGGCTCAAAATGCTCCCGATGCAAAATTTCGGGCTTATTTAAGAACGGCAAGAGATGAATTAACTTCCACTCGTCCTACTGCCATAGACCTTTGTAATGGGGTAAATTATGTTTATGAACACGCCCTTAAGTTCATTCCGGATTATAAACATTCGCGCTTAGTGGCAGTTTTTGCGGCGCGGGAATTTGCCAAAAAAAGCGTTGATGATTGCTATCAAATCAGTAAAATAGGCAGTGAAATAGTTCCTAAAGGTGCCCGAATTTTAACTCATTGTAATGCTGGTGCCTTAGCTACTGTGGATTGGGGAACTGCTTTGGGGGTTATTAGAATGGCTCATCAACAAAATAAAGACATTTTTGTGTATGTGGATGAAACGCGTCCCCGTTTTCAAGGAGCCCGTTTAACTGCCTTTGAATTGGAACAAGAAAACATTCCTCATACCATAATAACTGATAGCGCAGCGGGTTTTTATTTCTGGAAAAAGGAAATTGACTTGGTAATCACCGGTGCGGATAGAATCTGTCTGAATGGCGACATTGCCAATAAAATAGGCACTTACGAAAAAGCGGTTTTGGCAAAAGAGCATAAAGTGCCTTTTTATGTAGCCGCCCCTTTAAGCACTTTTGATTTATCCTGTAAAGAAGGAACTGATATTCCCATTGAAATTAGAGACGAAGATGAAGTTAAACGCATTAATGGATCCTATCTTGCCAATCCCGGGTCTCCGGCATTAAACCCTTCTTTTGATATTACGCCGGCAAGATTTATCACGGGAATCATCACTTCCAAAGGTATTTTCAAACCCAAAGACGCTGCCCGGCAGGTGCAAATATGATGTTTGATCTCGTTTTGGAAGGTGGCATCATAATTACAATGGATAGCCAAAACCAGATTTTGGAAAATCATTGCCTCGCAATAAACAAGGGCAAGATTCAGGCAATATTCCCTTGCGGCAGTTCAAATTATGAAGCAAAAGAAAAAATAGATGCCAGTAACTGTTTAATTATTCCGGGCTTGATAAATATGCACTCTCATCTGCCAATGACCTATTTTCGCGGTCTGGCGGACGACCTACCCTTAAATGTTTGGCTGCAACAATATATCTGGCCCCTGGAAGCAAAACTGATTAACCCGCAATTTGTTTATGACGCTACTTTGCATAGTGCGGCGGAAATGATTAAAAATGGAATCAGCACTGCCAACGATATGTATTTTTGTCTGAATTCCATAGCCGATGCCTGTTCTAAAGTCGGTTTGCGGATTTTTATCGGTGAAGCAGTGATTGATAATGAACAAGCAGGTAATGGCGAAACCAACGCCATCGGAAAAAGAATTATGGAACTAAAACAGGTCTATAAAGATAATCCGCTGATAGATTTTACTTTAGCTCCGCATTCCATTTATGCCTGCAGTGAAAAGACCTTAAAAAATTGCGCCAAAGTTGCCGGTGAGAATGATTTTATTGTGCATACCCATTTATCTGAAACTGCGGAAGAGGTGGAA
Coding sequences within:
- the mtnA gene encoding S-methyl-5-thioribose-1-phosphate isomerase, with amino-acid sequence MQINGQQYLSVWYENDKVKMIDQNKLPLEFRIVEYSNYLEICSAIREMTVRGAPAIGAAGAYGMALAAQNAPDAKFRAYLRTARDELTSTRPTAIDLCNGVNYVYEHALKFIPDYKHSRLVAVFAAREFAKKSVDDCYQISKIGSEIVPKGARILTHCNAGALATVDWGTALGVIRMAHQQNKDIFVYVDETRPRFQGARLTAFELEQENIPHTIITDSAAGFYFWKKEIDLVITGADRICLNGDIANKIGTYEKAVLAKEHKVPFYVAAPLSTFDLSCKEGTDIPIEIRDEDEVKRINGSYLANPGSPALNPSFDITPARFITGIITSKGIFKPKDAARQVQI
- a CDS encoding amidohydrolase family protein — its product is MMFDLVLEGGIIITMDSQNQILENHCLAINKGKIQAIFPCGSSNYEAKEKIDASNCLIIPGLINMHSHLPMTYFRGLADDLPLNVWLQQYIWPLEAKLINPQFVYDATLHSAAEMIKNGISTANDMYFCLNSIADACSKVGLRIFIGEAVIDNEQAGNGETNAIGKRIMELKQVYKDNPLIDFTLAPHSIYACSEKTLKNCAKVAGENDFIVHTHLSETAEEVENCLKEHKLSPVEYLQKLGLLDVQGIFAHGVWINAKEMDLLAEKGNSSIAICTESNLKLSSGFAPLKKYQDKGINLCLGTDGVASNNNLDLLAEMSVTAKLHKALNNDPTLLPAKDAFAMVTINAAKALGKEKELGSLEIGKLADLAVVSLQELENNPLYNPYSLLVYAINHNSIRDMIIQGKIVMRNRELLFVDERQILNKASDYRQIVLQAVKK